A window from Solanum stenotomum isolate F172 chromosome 7, ASM1918654v1, whole genome shotgun sequence encodes these proteins:
- the LOC125870741 gene encoding probable E3 ubiquitin-protein ligase LOG2 — translation MGNMGSSGVNGRRRSSSRRSHPPPPPQPQPPQPEINANRYVFAAATPYPTTQYPNPNAPPYYQYPGYYPPPPPAMPVPLPASYDHHHRMDPGHANWVNGRYPCGPMMPPPAPYVEHQKAVTIRNDVNLKKETLRIEPDEANPGKYLVAFTFDATVPGSMTVIFFAKEGEDCCLTPMKESLLPPVTFEFQKGLAQKFRQPPGTGIDFSMFEEAELSKDSEADVYPLAVKAEATLDNPSESEDGSAASGSTNSQITQAVFGKDKGEYHVRVVKQILWVNGMRYELQEIFGIGNSVESDFDGNDPGKECVICLSEPRDTTVLPCRHMCMCSGCAKVLRFQTNRCPICRQPVERLLEIKVSEGAAEE, via the exons atggGTAATATGGGAAGTAGTGGTGTGAACGGCCGGCGACGGAGTAGTAGCCGGAGGAGCCACCCACCGCCGCCTCCACAACCACAACCGCCACAGCCGGAGATAAACGCGAACAGGTATGTGTTTGCGGCGGCGACGCCTTATCCTACTACTCAATACCCAAACCCTAATGCTCCGCCGTATTATCAATACCCGGGTTACTATCCGCCTCCGCCGCCGGCGATGCCGGTGCCGTTACCAGCTTCGTATGATCACCACCATAGGATGGACCCGGGTCATGCTAATTGGGTTAACGGGCGGTACCCTTGTGGACCTATGATGCCTCCACCAGCTCCATATGTGGAGCATCAAAAAGCTGTAACAATAAGGAATGATGTTAACTTGAAGAAGGAGACTCTAAGGATTGAGCCTGATGAAGCTAATCCTGGCAAGTATCTTGTGGccttcacttttgatgccacAGTTCCTGGGAG CATGACTGTCATTTTCTTTGCAAAAGAAGGTGAAGATTGCTGTTTGACTCCCATGAAGGAAAGCTTGCTTCCACCAGTAActtttgagtttcaaaaaggTTTAGCTCAGAAATTTAGGCAACCCCCTGGAACTGGCATTGATTTTTCAATGTTTGAAGAGGCAGAATTGTCTAAAGATAGTGAGGCAGATGTCTACCCACTTGCAGTCAAGGCGGAGGCAACACTAGATAACCCAAGTGAATCAGAGGATGGAAGTGCAGCATCAGGATCCACTAATTCACAGATAACTCAAGCAGTTTTCGGAAAGGACAAAGGTGAGTACCATGTTAGGGTGGTGAAGCAGATCCTCTGGGTCAATGGCATGAGGTATGAATTGCAAGAGATTTTTGGGATTGGTAATTCAGTTGAAAGCGACTTCGATGGAAATGATCCTGGAAAAGAATGTGTGATATGCCTCTCTGAACCTCGGGATACTACTGTACTTCCATGTCGTCACATG TGCATGTGTAGCGGATGCGCGAAGGTTTTGAGGTTCCAGACGAATCGCTGTCCTATCTGTCGACAGCCAGTTGAACGCCTCTTGGAGATCAAGGTCAGCGAAGGCGCAGCCGAAGAGTAA